The following coding sequences lie in one Hippopotamus amphibius kiboko isolate mHipAmp2 chromosome 7, mHipAmp2.hap2, whole genome shotgun sequence genomic window:
- the CDC42EP3 gene encoding cdc42 effector protein 3 produces MPAKTPIYLKAANNKKGKKFKLRDILSPDMISPPLGDFRHTIHIGKEGQHDVFGDISFLQGNYELLPGNQEKAHMGQFPGHNEFFRANSTSDSMFTETPSPVLKNAISLPTIGGSQALMLPLLSPVTFSSKQESFGPGKLPRLSCEPVMEEKPPEKSSLLENGTVHQGDVSWGSSGSASQSSQGRDSHSSSLSEQYPDWAAEDMFDHPAPCELVKEKTKSEESLSDLTGSLLSLQLDLGPSFLDEVLNVMDKNK; encoded by the coding sequence ATGCCAGCCAAGACCCCAATTTACCTGAAAGCTGCcaataacaaaaaaggaaagaaatttaaactGAGGGATATCTTGTCTCCCGATATGATCAGTCCTCCCCTTGGAGACTTCCGCCACACCATTCACATCGGCAAGGAAGGCCAACATGATGTCTTTGGAGACATTTCGTTTCTTCAAGGCAACTATGAGCTTCTGCCTGGAAACCAGGAGAAAGCACACATGGGCCAGTTCCCTGGGCATAATGAGTTCTTCCGGGCCAACAGCACCTCCGACTCCATGTTCACAGAAACGCCCTCCCCGGTGCTTAAAAACGCCATCTCCCTCCCGACCATCGGAGGGTCCCAAGCACTCATGTTGCCCTTATTGTCACCGGTGACATTCAGTTCGAAACAGGAGTCCTTTGGGCCGGGAAAGCTTCCCCGGCTTAGCTGTGAGCCTGTCATGGAGGAGAAGCCTCCAGAGAAAAGCAGTCTGTTGGAGAACGGAACAGTCCACCAGGGGGACGTCTCTTGGGGGTCCAGTGGGTCTGCATCCCAGTCCAGCCAGGGCAGGGACAGCCACTCCTCCAGCCTCTCCGAACAGTACCCCGACTGGGCAGCCGAGGACATGTTTGACCATCCTGCCCCGTGCGAGCTTGTCAAGGAAAAGACTAAATCAGAGGAGTCCCTCTCTGATCTCACGGgttccctcctctccctgcagctCGATCTTGGGCCCTCATTTCTGGATGAGGTGCTGAATGTCATGGACAAAAATAAGTAA